The Terriglobia bacterium genome includes the window TGACGCTTCGTCTTCCTCTCGGGCAATACCTGTTCTACGGGCTGCTGAGCCTGACGAGCCTCGCGACGCTGCTCCCGCACGGCGTGGGGGACGCCTCCGGTGCGGGGCGGCCGACGCTCGCGCTCCTCTGGGCGGCGGCGACCCTGAACCTCGCCTCGCTCCTCGCCTTCGACCTCCTGTTCTGGGCCGAGCAGGGCCGGCTCCTCTATCCGTCGATCGGAGCGTCGGCGACGCTCATCGGCCTGGGGATCGAGAGGTCGCTCGCGCTCGGCTCCGGCTCCTCGCGGCGCGCGGTCGCCTTCGCCTTGCCCGCGCTGCTGCTGGCTTCCGTCGTGTTCGCGCAGTGGGTCGTGATCCGTCCCGTCTACTTCCGCTAGCGTCGGGACGGCGGCGGCTCCGCGGCGGTTCCCCGACCAGGGCCTCCGCGCGACCCTGCTGTTGTTGCAATCCCGCCGCCGCCCCGTCGGCGAATTCGGCGATTCTCAGGGGGACCCGAGGACGATTACGAAAGACCTCCTTGAATTTCCCCGGGGATTCCGTATCTACACGGTCGCCGGGATCGCGCGAGCCTGCTCCCCGGTCGAGAGCCTCGATGAACGTGACGGTCCTCCTCATTGACTACGACCCGTGCAGCATCTGCCGGATCCGCGGCCTGCTGTCCTCGCTCGGGATCCAGCCGATCGTGGCGAGGGACGGGGTCGCCGGGATCGCGGCGTTCAAGAGGTACCTTCCCGACCTGACGCTGATCCAGGACCTCGTCCCCCGGAAGCACGGTTTCGAGGTGTGCAAGGAGCTGAAGGCGACGGAGGACGGCCGCCGCTCCGCGATCCTGTTGCTCGCGGACGTCCGGAACGGCCGCCGCTACGCCGCTCTCGCCACCGGCTGCGACGACTTCGTCTCGAAGCCCATCAACGGGAGGATCCTCGTCGCGAAGATCCGCAAGCTCCTCCCGCGTGCCGGCTGGCCGGACGTCGATGCGCCGGTGCGAAGGCCGAGGAGGCGCTCGAGGCGGAGGATCGTCGTCGTCCCCTGACCGCGCCCACCGCTCGCCCACGCCGACATGGACTATCATCTGGGACCATCAAGTCGAGTGGCGAGGCATGGGAAAACGAGATCGGAAGAGGCAGCCCGCGTCGCAGGAGACCCGGTCCGGGGGCGCGGTCCCGACTCGCCTCGCGTCACGGGGCGCGACGGGGCTCGCGATCTCCGCGGCCCTGGCGGCACTGACGTTGCTGGTCTACTGGCAGATCACGAGTGCGCATTTCATCACCTACGACGACGGCCAGCACGTCGTCGAGAACGCACACGTGACCGGAGGTCTCACTCTCGCGAACGTCCGCTGGGCCCTCACGACCGGCCACGCGTCCAACTGGCAGCCGCTCACCTGGCTCGTTCACATGGCGATGGCGCAGCTCTTCGGGCTGAACTCCGGCGCCCACCACCTTTTGAACCTCTTGATCCACGCCCTGAACGCCGTCCTCCTCTTCCTGGTGCTGAGGTCGCTCGCCGGACGCAGCGCCTCCGACGCGGACGCGCTGTGGCCCGCAGCTTTCGTCGCCGCGCTGTTCGCCCTCCACCCCCTGCACGTGGAATCCGTCGCGTGGGTCTCGGAGCTGAAGGACGTGCTCAGCACGCTCTTCTGGATCCTGACCCTGGGAGCGTACGGCCGCTACACGAGGCGGCCCGGGGCCGTCCGTTACCTGGGGGTGATCGCCTGCCTCGCCCTGGGCCTCGCGGCCAAGCCCATGCTGGTCACGCTCCCGATGGTGCTCCTGCTGCTCGACTACTGGCCCCTGGGGCGTTTCCGAGCCGGGGATGGCTGGCGGCGCGACGCCGCGAGGCTGTTGGCGGAGAAGCTGCCCCTGTTCGGGCTGGCGATCGGGGTCTCCGTCGTCACCTACCTCGTTCAGAAAGCCGGGGGAAGCGTCGGATCGCTGGAGCAGATGCCGTTTCAACTCCGATTCGGGAACGCCCTCGTCTCGTACGTGCGCTACCTCTGGATGATGGTCTGGCCGAGCGGTCTGGCCGTGTTCTACCCCCATCCCTGGAACGGGCTCCCGACCTGGCAGCTCGTGGCGTCCGCTTCGTTCCTGATCGGCACCTCGGCGGCGGCCGGGTCCCTCGCGCGGCGTCACCCGTACTTCCTCGTCGGCTGGCTCTGGTACCTCGGCACGCTGGTTCCGGTCATCGGCCTGGTGCAGGTGGGCCTCCAAGGGTGGGCGGATCGGTACACGTACGTGCCGCTCATCGGGGTATTCATCGGCCTGGCCTGGGGAGCCAAGGCGCTCGTCGGCGCGCTCCGCTTCCCGGCGTGGTGCGTGGGAACGGGCGCGGCGGCGATCCTCGGCGGGCTGGCATGGCTCACGTCGGTGCAGGTGGGCTACTGGAACGACGGGATCACGCTGTTCCAGCACGCCCTCGAGGTCATGAAGACCAGCTCGACGATGCGCCTGTTCATGGGGGCGGCTCTCGAGCACGAAGGACGCCCGACGATGCACAGCTACCTCGGGGCCGCGCTGGAGCACGAGGGACGCTACACCGAAGCCGAGAGCCAGTTCAGGAAGGCACTGGAGCTGAAGCCGGACTCCGTGGCCACGATCGGAAGTCTCGGGGGTGTCCTGCTCAAAGAGCAGCGGTTCGCCGAGTCCGAGGTCCTGCTGCGGAAAGTCCTCGAGAAGACTCCGGACGATCCCAAGGTCCTGGACAACCTGGGCGAGGTCCTGAAGGACCAGGGGCGCTCGGCGGAGGCCGAGCGCGTGATGAGGAGGTCCCTCGAGCTGAAGCCGGATTCGATCGAGGCGATGAGCAATCTCGCGGGGCTCCTGGCGAGGCAGGGGCACCTCGCGGACGCCGAGGTCCTCCTGAGGAAGGCCCTCACGATGCAACCGGATTCCGTGGAGGTCCTGAGCAACCTGGCCGGCCTCCTGGGGGAGCAGCGGCGCTACGCCGAGGCGGAGGCTCTTCTGCGAAGCGCCCTCAAGCTCCAGCCCGACAATCTCGAAGCCCTGGGAAACCTCGGCATGCTCTTGCAGGTGGAGCAGCGCACCGCGGAGGCCGAGTCCGTCCTCGCCCGCCTCGCGGAGCTGCAGCGGCGAGGCGTTGCGCGGTAGCCGGCCGGACTCCCGGAACGGGCGACCCTGGTGGGCCGCGCTGGACCTGTCGTCGCTCTGCCCGCCGTGATGTCAACGACCTGAAGCCCGCGTCCTGCCGATCTGGTCCTCGAGGGACCTGGCCATCCCCGGATCCAAACGGCGCAACGGGACGAGCTGTCCCTCGGCTCCCGCCACGTCCCCAGCTTGAAGCGCCATGAGTCCCAGGTAGTAATGCGGCTGGGGAAGTGCCGGATCGATGGAGAGGGCGCGACCGAAGGCGTTCCTCGCGCGCTCCTCGTCTCCCCGCCTGAGCAGGGCGAAGCCGAGGAGGCTGATGGTGGGGCCATCCCCGGGACCCAGCTCGGCGGCACGAGAGAGGGAGGCCGTCGCCCGGTCCCAGTCCCCCATCTCGCCATAGACGAGGCCGAGGCCCGAGTGCCCCTTCCGATCGTCCGGCCGAAGAGCGAGGTACGCTCGATAGGCTTCCGCCGCTTCCGGAAGCCGCCGGCTCTGCAGAAGCGCGGTCGCCAGGTTGAGCCTCGCCTCCGGCTGGCTCGGCTTGAGCCGGACCGCTTCCTCGAAGTGATCCAGCGCCTCCCGGGTCTTCCGCTGACGCGCCAGAGCGATCCCGAGGTTCAGCTGGACATCGCCGTAGCGGGGATCGACCACGAGCGCCTTCTCGTAGTACCCCCGCGCCGTCTCCGGATCCCCCTTTTCGAACAGGTAGAGGTTGCCGAGATTGAAATAGGCCAGGACGGCCCTCGGTGATACCCGCAGGATCCGCGTGTAGAGGGCCTCGTCGTCCTTCCAGGTCGAGGTCTGAGCGTAGGCCATGGCGCCGAGCGACACGACGACGACGCCCGCCGCGACCGCGCTCGCGCGCCTCGCGCCCGCGGAGACACCTGTCAGCGCGTCGTCTGCCGTCCAGGCGACGATGACGAAGATCCCCACCAGCGGGAGGTACGTGTAGCGGTCCGCCATGGACTGCGACCCCACGTGCACGAGCCCGATGACCGGCACCAGGGTCCCCACGAACCAGAACCAGCCCATCGCGACGTAGCGTCGCTTCCGGGCCAGGAGCGCGGCGCCCGCGGTCCCGAGGAGGAGCGCCAGCGCGCCGCCCACGGGCTTGAAGAGAGGCATCCCCCCGTGCTCGAACGGGTACAGGGCCGCCAGGCCGACGGGAGCCACGGCCTTGAAGAGGTAGGCACCGTACGCGTAGAGGGCGTTCGCGATTCGCTCGCCCAGAGGGAAGGCCTCCGAGGATCCCAGGGCTCCCATGTCGGTCTGCGCTTTCAGCGTGATGAGCGCGAGGAGCGGGACGGGCAGGAGCAACGGGACCTTCTCCAGGAGGAGCGTCTTGAGCGGTGCCGGCCGCCCGGATCCTGCGAATCCTCCCGGCCAGCGGCGGAGCGGCCAGAAGTCCAGGAGGAGGAGGGCGAAGGGAAGGGTCACCGCCATGGACTTCGCGAGGAGCGCGAGGAGGCAGGCGACCATCACCGCCACGTAGCGGCGAAGCGAGGGTGCTCTGGCGTACTTGGCGTAAGCGAGCATGGCGGCCATCCAGAAGAACCCGCAGAGCACCTCCTTCCGCTCGGCGACCCATGCCACCGGCTCCACGTGAAGCGGGTGGACGGCGAACAGAGCCGCGACCCAGAAGCTGGGCCTCAGGGCTCCCGTCATCCTGTGCAGCGACAAGAGCAGCAGGACGGCCGACGCGGCGTGCAGGAGGAGGTTCGTGAGGTGATGGCCCCATGGATGCAGCCCGAAGATCTGGCAGTCGACCATGTGCGACAGCGCGGTCACCGGCGCGTAGAAGCCGAGGTCCGTGGTGGTGAAGGCCCAGCGGAGGCTCTCCGCGCGAATCCCCTTTTGCACCTCGTCGTTGGCGCTGACGAACCGGGGATCGTCCAGGCCGAGGAAGCCGAAGCCGAGAACCGGATGGAAGACCGCGAAGGTCAGGAGGATCAGGACCAGGGCCGCCCCGGCCGCGCGGGTGGCCGGCAGCTCCCAGGCACCGGGCTGGCCCGAGCGGGTTGGGGGCTCCCGTTCGAGTCGGCGGCGGCGCTGGGCTCTTCCGTGGGTCACCCGAGCTCCTCTCCCGACCCGACCGGCCGAAGAGGCCGATTACACCACACAATCCGGCGCCCGGGGAACGACGGCCGGACGACGCTCCGACGCGAGCCGGGCCGACGTCCGGCTCCCGAGCCGCGCCCCTAGCGCGCGCGCAATCTCTCCTGAGCCTCGCGGTTTCCCGGGTCCATCGTGAGGATCCGCTCGAGCTCCTTCTTGGCCCGGTCGGCTCGGCCCGACTCCGAGAAGTACTTGGCCATGAGGAGCCGGGTCTCGATCTCCTCCGGCTCCGGGATCCCGAGCTCGAACAGCCTCGAGTATTGCTCGGCCGCGCCGTCCCCGTCTCCGATGGTGGCGAGGAGGCGCGCGAAGGACCGCGTTCCCTCGATCCGCCCCCCGGGGAAGTGGATCTTCGGGATGGGACGCTCGAGCCACGCCCGCGTCGCCCTGTTGTAACGGTCGCTCAACGAGACGGCCCGCGCGATGGCTTGCTCGTTCCCCTTCGCGCGGACGAAGACCGCGGCGACCTCGTCGGCGTAGACCAGGGACCACTTGCCGCCGCGGAAGAGCCGCTCCACGAGAAGACGGCGGTTCTCCCAGCGGTGGAACAGGATGACGGTCTCGATCCCGAGCCGGTCGGCTTCGGCCTCCCACTTCGCCTGGTCGTACATCGCGGCGACGTAATCGTGGAAGAACCGCGAGTCGTAGACCTCGAGCCGCCCGTCGATGAAGACACCCTCGCCGATCGGATCGTCCCACGCGAGGTACCCTCCCGCGGCGACGTCGTTGTAGAGCTTCGGCGGGAGCCTAGCCTCCCGGGCGAACGCCGCCGCGCGCACCGGGAACGTCCCCTCGAGGATCCCGCCGCCGAACTCCCGGCACTGCCCGTCCCAGCGGTAGAAAGTTCCCGTGACCACGAGCGCTCCGAGGACGATCGCGCCGACGACGGCCGCCCAAGCGGCGAGCGGGGTGAATCCGCGGAGCCGGTCGCGAGCCCGCGCCGGCAGGGATCGCACGATCGAACCGAGGGACCGGGCGATGCACGGCGTTCCCCCGAGAGCGAAGAGCGCGGCGTTCCGGCGGGCGACGACCGACAGCGCCGCAAGTCCCGCGAAGAACGCGATGCTTCCCAAGTCGACTCCCTCGACACCGGTGGCTCCCTCCGTGGGACCGCGTCGTAGGCCCTTGACCAGAGCGACCAGGATGGAAGCGGCGCCGACGGCCAGCAGACCTTTGTAAGCCGCGATCGAGACGCCGCCCACGTCGACCGCGAACGGTGACCGGAACTCCCCGATCGACTGGAGGGCCGGGCTCGACTTGTCGATCAGGGTGTAGAGCTTCACCGGGAGAAGAGCCCCCGCGAGGCCGAACGGGTTCACGACGACCGCCGCCATCGCCGCCGATCCCCAGATCGCCAGCTTCCGGAACGACGCGGCGTCCCAGCGGGAGCCTTCCCTCACGCTGGCGGGGAGAGCGGGAATCCGGGAGCCGACCGCGCTCGCGAGCGCGCAGAGAATCGCGAACACGCCGATGACGAAGAGTCCGTGCACGTTGACCCAGACCACCATCAGCGGGACCAGCAGCCACAGCCCGCGCCCCTCGCGGCGCCGGCCGAGATCCAGGATGGTGAGCAGCCCCAGGAGGAGCGGGAAGGAGACCATCTCGGGACGGATCACGAAGCGGTCCTCGATGACGAGCAGCGCCGCCAGCACGATCCAGGCGCCGCCGACGTCTCCGAGCTCCGCTCGGACGAGCCGCAGGAGCAGCCAGACCGCCAGCGAGCAAGTGACCGCGGCGGCGAGACACAGCAGGACCGGGCCGCCGGCGGCATGAAGGAGGTAAAGAAGAACCTCGTAGGCCCACTCGAGATTGATCCAGGGATGATCCCGGACCGTGTGGGAGAGCGTGTCGGTGCTTGGGACCGCCCTGTGCTGGACGATCCACCGCCCCGCGGCGAGATGCCACCAGGTGTCGAAATCGTCCAGGCGCCTGAACGCGAAGACCGCCGCCAGGGCGACCGTCGCCAGAGGCGCGAGCGGACCGAGAAGCTCCCCGACCCGATCGAGTCGCGGGGCGACGCCGCTTCCTTCCGGTCGAGGCGAGACCCCGGAATCCCGTTGCGACCTGGCCAACCGGCCCTTCCCCCTTGCCCTCTGACGGCGCCCCGAGTCTAGCATTCCGAGGCAGAAAAAAGCGGCGGCGGCCGGGTGGCCGCCGCCGCGCGCGTTCGCATCGGAATGCCCGCG containing:
- a CDS encoding response regulator, which gives rise to MNVTVLLIDYDPCSICRIRGLLSSLGIQPIVARDGVAGIAAFKRYLPDLTLIQDLVPRKHGFEVCKELKATEDGRRSAILLLADVRNGRRYAALATGCDDFVSKPINGRILVAKIRKLLPRAGWPDVDAPVRRPRRRSRRRIVVVP
- a CDS encoding tetratricopeptide repeat protein, with the protein product MTHGRAQRRRRLEREPPTRSGQPGAWELPATRAAGAALVLILLTFAVFHPVLGFGFLGLDDPRFVSANDEVQKGIRAESLRWAFTTTDLGFYAPVTALSHMVDCQIFGLHPWGHHLTNLLLHAASAVLLLLSLHRMTGALRPSFWVAALFAVHPLHVEPVAWVAERKEVLCGFFWMAAMLAYAKYARAPSLRRYVAVMVACLLALLAKSMAVTLPFALLLLDFWPLRRWPGGFAGSGRPAPLKTLLLEKVPLLLPVPLLALITLKAQTDMGALGSSEAFPLGERIANALYAYGAYLFKAVAPVGLAALYPFEHGGMPLFKPVGGALALLLGTAGAALLARKRRYVAMGWFWFVGTLVPVIGLVHVGSQSMADRYTYLPLVGIFVIVAWTADDALTGVSAGARRASAVAAGVVVVSLGAMAYAQTSTWKDDEALYTRILRVSPRAVLAYFNLGNLYLFEKGDPETARGYYEKALVVDPRYGDVQLNLGIALARQRKTREALDHFEEAVRLKPSQPEARLNLATALLQSRRLPEAAEAYRAYLALRPDDRKGHSGLGLVYGEMGDWDRATASLSRAAELGPGDGPTISLLGFALLRRGDEERARNAFGRALSIDPALPQPHYYLGLMALQAGDVAGAEGQLVPLRRLDPGMARSLEDQIGRTRASGR
- a CDS encoding tetratricopeptide repeat protein, whose translation is MGKRDRKRQPASQETRSGGAVPTRLASRGATGLAISAALAALTLLVYWQITSAHFITYDDGQHVVENAHVTGGLTLANVRWALTTGHASNWQPLTWLVHMAMAQLFGLNSGAHHLLNLLIHALNAVLLFLVLRSLAGRSASDADALWPAAFVAALFALHPLHVESVAWVSELKDVLSTLFWILTLGAYGRYTRRPGAVRYLGVIACLALGLAAKPMLVTLPMVLLLLDYWPLGRFRAGDGWRRDAARLLAEKLPLFGLAIGVSVVTYLVQKAGGSVGSLEQMPFQLRFGNALVSYVRYLWMMVWPSGLAVFYPHPWNGLPTWQLVASASFLIGTSAAAGSLARRHPYFLVGWLWYLGTLVPVIGLVQVGLQGWADRYTYVPLIGVFIGLAWGAKALVGALRFPAWCVGTGAAAILGGLAWLTSVQVGYWNDGITLFQHALEVMKTSSTMRLFMGAALEHEGRPTMHSYLGAALEHEGRYTEAESQFRKALELKPDSVATIGSLGGVLLKEQRFAESEVLLRKVLEKTPDDPKVLDNLGEVLKDQGRSAEAERVMRRSLELKPDSIEAMSNLAGLLARQGHLADAEVLLRKALTMQPDSVEVLSNLAGLLGEQRRYAEAEALLRSALKLQPDNLEALGNLGMLLQVEQRTAEAESVLARLAELQRRGVAR